A genomic segment from Brevundimonas mediterranea encodes:
- a CDS encoding helix-turn-helix domain-containing protein — translation MALDAGQAPDEFKAHPDWKDIAPSIAESVTLGDGLRRARESSGKSLADLSAETKVHSRFLTALEQNDWSSLPSRVFAIGYVRGYAAALGLDEQLAVERFKRDSPDTSAPLKAPIGIAFEDVKRYSPRIIAVVAVAALAIVGWNVFQRINLMKAPRASDIAAVPESWTLGDVPGQNGLIDLSAPRAAPLDQTTPALYITPGLEAQLTGIDPNDPAVLAATAAANNAPVQKAFNPRGAVYGAPATASQVVIQAKKAGALVVRLGDGQALFARQMAAGEAWRAPMGVSATIDVSDPAAFDVYLNGEHGGILPAVLTPLAQLNSRAEQAARQVAEDQARRVAQAQAVRAAQQAAQPAPPPVAATN, via the coding sequence ATGGCGCTGGATGCGGGGCAAGCCCCCGACGAGTTCAAGGCTCATCCTGATTGGAAGGACATTGCGCCCTCCATCGCAGAGTCCGTGACTCTGGGCGACGGCCTGCGCCGGGCGCGCGAGTCGTCCGGCAAGTCCCTGGCGGATCTGTCCGCCGAAACCAAGGTCCATTCGCGGTTCCTGACCGCTCTGGAGCAGAACGACTGGTCCTCCCTGCCCTCTCGGGTTTTCGCCATCGGCTATGTGCGTGGCTATGCGGCCGCCCTGGGCCTCGACGAGCAATTGGCCGTCGAACGGTTCAAGCGCGACAGCCCCGACACCTCGGCTCCGTTGAAAGCGCCCATCGGCATCGCCTTTGAGGATGTGAAACGCTATTCGCCGCGCATCATCGCGGTCGTCGCCGTGGCCGCCCTCGCCATCGTCGGATGGAATGTCTTCCAGCGCATCAATCTGATGAAGGCGCCCCGCGCCTCCGACATCGCCGCCGTGCCCGAGAGCTGGACCCTGGGAGACGTGCCCGGTCAGAACGGTCTGATCGACCTCAGCGCGCCCCGCGCCGCACCGCTGGACCAGACCACGCCGGCCCTCTACATCACGCCCGGCCTGGAGGCCCAGCTGACCGGGATCGATCCCAATGATCCTGCGGTGCTGGCGGCGACGGCGGCGGCCAACAACGCCCCCGTGCAAAAGGCCTTCAACCCACGCGGCGCCGTCTATGGCGCCCCCGCCACCGCCTCCCAGGTGGTGATCCAGGCCAAGAAGGCCGGCGCCCTGGTCGTTCGGCTGGGGGACGGTCAGGCCCTGTTCGCCCGCCAGATGGCCGCCGGCGAGGCCTGGCGCGCGCCGATGGGCGTCAGCGCCACCATCGATGTATCGGATCCGGCGGCCTTTGACGTCTATCTGAACGGCGAACACGGCGGCATCCTGCCGGCTGTCCTGACGCCCCTGGCCCAGTTGAACAGCCGCGCAGAACAGGCCGCCCGCCAGGTGGCGGAGGACCAGGCCCGCCGCGTGGCGCAGGCTCAGGCCGTGCGGGCGGCCCAACAAGCCGCTCAACCCGCCCCTCCCCCCGTCGCGGCGACAAACTGA
- the ispG gene encoding flavodoxin-dependent (E)-4-hydroxy-3-methylbut-2-enyl-diphosphate synthase, with amino-acid sequence MMSDHTHVRPWRHIERRKSRQIRVGSVLVGGDAPISVQSMTNTPTSDAAATIDQIRQLEEAGADIVRVSCPDVESTEAFKTIAREAKVPLVADIHFHYKRGIEAAQAGAACLRINPGNIGSPDRVRDVIQAAKDHGCSMRIGVNAGSLEKELLEKYGEPCPDAMVESALNHARILQDHDFHEFKISVKASDPFLTVAAYQQLADAIDCPLHLGVTEAGPLRTGTIKSAIGMGSMLWAGIGDTIRVSLAADPVEEIKVGFDILKSLGLRHRGVNIIACPSCARQGFNVIETVTLLEEKLAHISTPMSLSVIGCVVNGPGEALYTDIGFTGGGKGAGMIYLNGKIAHKQANDGMIDHIVDLVEQKAAELDAARAAELQAAE; translated from the coding sequence GTGATGAGCGACCACACCCACGTCCGACCCTGGCGCCATATCGAGCGCCGCAAGAGCCGCCAGATCCGCGTGGGCTCCGTCCTCGTGGGCGGCGACGCCCCGATCAGCGTGCAGTCGATGACCAATACGCCGACGTCCGACGCGGCGGCGACGATCGACCAGATCCGTCAGCTGGAAGAGGCCGGCGCCGACATCGTCCGCGTCTCCTGCCCCGACGTGGAATCGACCGAGGCCTTCAAGACCATCGCCCGCGAGGCCAAGGTCCCCTTGGTCGCCGACATTCATTTCCACTACAAGCGCGGCATCGAGGCGGCCCAGGCGGGCGCCGCCTGCCTGCGGATCAATCCGGGCAATATCGGCAGTCCCGACCGCGTCCGCGACGTGATCCAGGCCGCCAAGGACCACGGCTGTTCGATGCGGATCGGCGTCAACGCCGGCTCGCTGGAAAAGGAGCTGCTGGAGAAGTACGGCGAGCCCTGCCCCGACGCCATGGTCGAGAGCGCCCTGAACCACGCCCGCATCCTGCAGGACCACGACTTCCACGAGTTCAAGATCTCGGTGAAGGCGTCCGACCCCTTCCTGACCGTCGCCGCCTATCAGCAGTTGGCCGATGCCATCGACTGCCCTCTGCACCTGGGCGTGACCGAGGCGGGGCCGCTGCGCACCGGCACGATCAAATCGGCCATCGGCATGGGCTCGATGCTGTGGGCCGGCATCGGCGACACCATCCGCGTGTCGCTGGCCGCCGATCCGGTCGAGGAGATCAAGGTCGGCTTCGACATCCTGAAGTCGCTGGGCCTGCGCCATCGGGGCGTCAACATCATCGCCTGTCCGTCGTGCGCGCGTCAGGGCTTCAACGTCATCGAGACCGTGACCCTGCTGGAAGAGAAACTGGCCCATATCTCGACGCCGATGAGCCTGTCGGTGATCGGCTGCGTCGTGAACGGCCCGGGCGAGGCCCTCTATACCGACATCGGCTTCACCGGCGGCGGCAAGGGGGCGGGCATGATCTATCTGAACGGCAAGATCGCCCACAAACAGGCCAACGACGGCATGATCGACCATATCGTCGACCTGGTCGAGCAGAAGGCCGCCGAACTGGACGCGGCCCGGGCGGCGGAGCTTCAGGCGGCGGAATAG
- a CDS encoding PEGA domain-containing protein: MLAGVAMSLPACATVTRGSSQQFSVQSTPPGAQVSTSNGFECQATPCTFRMSRKDAFRITVSKDGYVAQTHDITSSVSGAGGTAMAGNILIGGIIGGAIDATSGAMNDLKPNPLIVTLRTPAEEAAAAQAPVATPPAAAAAGGE, encoded by the coding sequence ATGCTTGCCGGCGTGGCGATGTCGCTGCCCGCCTGCGCCACCGTGACGCGTGGCTCCAGTCAGCAATTCTCCGTCCAGAGCACCCCGCCCGGCGCCCAGGTCAGCACGTCGAACGGCTTCGAATGCCAGGCGACGCCCTGCACCTTCCGCATGTCGCGCAAGGACGCCTTCCGCATCACCGTGTCCAAGGACGGCTACGTCGCCCAGACCCATGACATCACCAGCAGCGTCTCCGGCGCGGGCGGCACGGCCATGGCCGGCAACATCCTGATCGGCGGCATCATCGGCGGGGCGATCGACGCCACCTCCGGCGCCATGAATGATCTGAAGCCCAATCCGCTGATCGTGACCCTGCGCACCCCGGCCGAAGAAGCGGCCGCAGCCCAGGCCCCCGTCGCGACGCCGCCCGCCGCAGCCGCAGCCGGAGGCGAATAA